The proteins below come from a single Nitrospiraceae bacterium genomic window:
- the pxpB gene encoding 5-oxoprolinase subunit PxpB encodes MTEQAVNMISRMVQLSESAVTVEFGNTIDLHTNELVLAFTAAVDQTVIPGLMEVVPTYCSATVYFNAMLTDAVTIMKDLRALSMNAAVAPSPSSITHTIPVWYGDAAGPDLTDVAKQAGLTPEEAGALHASATYRVFMLGFSPGFPYLGTVPARIATPRLQTPRKQVAAGSVGIAGTQTGIYPQASPGGWRIIGRTPVLLFNLHRPKPFLLAPGDQVRFVPIEEDEFKELSEDRT; translated from the coding sequence ATGACGGAGCAGGCCGTGAACATGATTTCTCGTATGGTCCAGCTCAGCGAGTCCGCCGTCACCGTCGAGTTCGGCAACACGATTGATCTTCACACGAACGAACTGGTGCTGGCCTTTACCGCCGCAGTAGACCAGACCGTGATTCCAGGTCTCATGGAGGTCGTTCCCACCTACTGCTCCGCCACCGTCTATTTTAACGCAATGCTCACCGATGCCGTCACGATCATGAAAGACCTTCGTGCTCTGTCGATGAACGCGGCGGTAGCGCCCTCGCCCTCATCGATCACCCACACGATTCCGGTCTGGTATGGAGACGCTGCAGGACCGGATTTGACCGATGTGGCGAAGCAGGCCGGACTCACTCCCGAAGAAGCCGGCGCGCTCCATGCCTCCGCCACCTATCGGGTGTTCATGCTGGGATTCAGTCCGGGCTTTCCCTATTTGGGAACCGTGCCTGCGCGCATCGCTACCCCTCGGCTGCAGACGCCGCGCAAACAGGTGGCTGCCGGATCAGTAGGCATCGCAGGCACACAGACCGGCATTTATCCTCAGGCCAGCCCGGGCGGCTGGCGCATCATCGGGCGTACGCCGGTGCTTCTGTTCAATCTCCACAGGCCCAAACCGTTCCTGCTCGCGCCCGGCGACCAGGTGAGATTCGTGCCGATCGAAG